The following are encoded in a window of Vespa crabro chromosome 2, iyVesCrab1.2, whole genome shotgun sequence genomic DNA:
- the LOC124422390 gene encoding structural maintenance of chromosomes protein 6 isoform X2: MAKEQRIRKKRRSVEFENDNRKKSKNSSDNTSTRKYIVGKITKIAMQNFMCHDAMQVTLNQNVNFIVGRNGSGKSAILTALTIGLGARANVTNRGVSVKDFIKKGKSVAVIEITLINKGCMAYKHDIYGDWITIIRSIGKRSGYKIKNWQGEVISTKRDELESILYAMNIQIDNPISILNQDVSKTFLVSSKSEEKYELFMKATRLDVIGNNYREAIISSEEANKKLEQANEVLHKTKEELDDLKERIQLLNEVDGLRNKLEDLHMELQWAIAISEEAKLQHYKENLQKCKQKLQELKKTAGSMETKDAEITEKITQLQSEVQQAEQKVLDSSNKFKDAKNKCIVEKETYSAKIKELRIAQIKTKHLADDINLLRKEIQRLECGDDKQDERNKIKQCLGELQHKLDEVEAMLRTKKTDSMHLETNRVRRSQEIQSKKIEIDSNEVRIRKLKRELQVLKQQSDNALIVFGPNIPRLLKRIEEEYKKGRFKQRPRGPLGAYVMMKDPEWIPAVENFLGATCFSTFCADNSEDAKVLTKIMEEVFLNERIPQIVYSKFFSKIHDVSQHCTRSSDYFNMLEAMEISDPVVANCLIDQWEIECVLLIRTGQEACEIMSDAKKVPHNCKRAITQQGDMFYPDPNYRTYGARRGIRAKYLQISTTEAIHRLEEELAIVEEERNAGMKLYTNLCEQTERTQRELADVNAKIAKLHSARDKYKTAINDFTDKIKASEAISVTVFHTELTELEKKLQNEKSEEQRLSIEIEQLEKNINNLENEVKHYRELRYDLDLKVNPLNEEIRRLKDEKEMLHLKDQQATRTLKKTEEAVQSAVAEFESQQEITNEAIENASKCCPRMNTERTMNEIKNLHKSLKWKIHEVEQSFGSKKELSKKLKSMKEKYSNVIEFSSVIEENNRGSINIDHVHKLLTLQVSPQNDNQNSITDTRSLSGGERSYSTVAFMLALWDCTNLPFYFLDEFDVFMDKVNRRVIMDILLDYTKSHPQCQFTFLTPLDTSNILAEDFVTIHQLAPPERA, translated from the exons atGGCAAAAGAGCAAAggattagaaaaaagagaagaagcgtggaatttgaaaatgataatagaaaaaaatcgaaaaattcttCTGACAACACTTCTACGCGGAAA tatATTGTTGGTAAAATAACCAAAATCGCTATGCAGAACTTCATGTGTCATGATGCTATGCAAGTAACATTAAatcaaaatgtaaattttattgtgGGAAGAAATGGAAGTGGTAAAAGTGCTATATTAACTGCTTTAACAATAGGGCTTGGAGCTAGAGCCAATGTTACTAATAGAGGTGTATCCGTTAAAG ATTTTATCAAGAAAGGTAAAAGCGTGGCTGTTATAGAAATAACATTGATTAATAAAGGTTGTATGGCTTATAAACATGATATATATGGTGATTGGATAACAATTATTCGATCTATAGGCAAACGTTCtggatataaaattaaaaattggcaag GTGAAGTTATTTCAACAAAGCGAGATGAATTAGAGAGTATATTATACGCAATGAATATACAAATAGATAATccaatttcaatattaaatcaaGATGTGTCCAAAACATTTTTAGTATCATCTAAGAGTGAAGAAAAATACGAACTATTTATGAAAGCTACACGTTTGGATGTCATTGGGAATAATTATAGAGAAGCTATAATTTCTAGTGAAGAAGCAAATAAAAAGTTGGAACAGGCTAATGAg gtattacataaaacaaaagaagaacttGATGATCTTAAAGAAAGAATACAACTATTAAATGAAGTTGATggattaagaaataaattagaagATTTACATATGGAATTGCAGTGGGCTATT GCGATATCAGAAGAGGCAAAACTTCaacattataaagaaaatctgCAGAAGTGTAAACAGAAACTACAAGAACTTAAAAAAACTGCTGGATCTATGGAAACCAAAGATGCAGAAATTACTGAAAAAATAAC gCAATTACAGAGTGAAGTACAACAAGCAGAACAAAAGGTTTTAGATAGTTCCAATAAATTCAAAGatgcaaaaaataaatgtattgttGAAAAAGAGACATATTCtgctaaaataaaagaattgcgTATTGcgcaaataaaaacaaaacatttGGCGGACGATATTAACTTACTTCGTAAAGAAATTCAGCGGTTAGAATG cGGAGATGATAAACAGGATGAACGAAACAAGATAAAACAATGTCTTGGAGAATTGCAACATAAACTTGATGAAGTTGAAGCTATGTTACGTACGAAGAAAACAGATTCGATGCATTTAGAAACAAACAGAGTGAGACGTTCTCAAGAAATACAATCAAAAAAGATCGAAATAGATAGTAATGAAGTTCGGATTC GTAAACTCAAGCGAGAATTACAAGTTTTAAAGCAACAATCTGATAATGCATTAATCGTATTTGGACCAAATATACCACGGCTACTTAAACGTAtcgaagaagaatataaaaaaggacGATTTAAACAGAGACCTCGTGGTCCTCTAg GTGCATATGTAATGATGAAGGATCCAGAATGGATTCCAGCTGTGGAAAATTTTTTGGGTGCTACTTGTTTTAGTACATTTTGTGCAGATAACAGTGAGGATGCTAAAGTACTTACCAAAATCATGGAAGAAGTTTTTCTTAATGAAAGAATACCTCAAATCGTATATAGCAAATTTTTCAGTAAA attCATGACGTTAGTCAACATTGTACTCGTTCGTCTGACTATTTCAACATGTTAGAGGCAATGGAAATATCGGATCCTGTTGTAGCAAATTGTTTAATAGATCAATGGGAGATCGAATGTGTATTACTCATTCGAACAGGTCAAGAAGCGTGCGAAATTATGTCTGATGCAAAGAAAGTTCCACATAATTGTAAAAGAGCCATAACTCAACAAGGTGATATGTTTTATCCAGATCCAAATTATCGAACTTATGGAGCAAGACGGGGAATAAGGGCTAAATATCTTCAAATATCTACTACGGAAGCCATTCa CCGATTAGAAGAAGAACTCGCTATtgtcgaagaagaaagaaatgctggtatgaaattatatacaaatttatgtGAACAGACAGAACGAACACAACGAGAATTAGCAGATGTTAATGCTAAAATAGCGAAATTACATTCTGCACGAGACAAATATAAAACAGCAATTAATGATTTtacagataaaataaaagcgaGTGAAGCTATATCAGTAACCGTATTT CATACTGAATTAACAGaattagagaaaaaattacaaaatgaaaaatcagaAGAACAACGTTTAAGTATAGAGATAGAACAATtggaaaagaatattaataatttagagAATGAAGTTAAACATTACAGAGAATTGAGATATGACTTAGACTTGAAAGTCAATCCTTTAaac GAAGAAATTCGTCGTCTtaaagatgagaaagaaatgcTTCATTTAAAAGATCAGCAAGCAACCCGTACTTTAAAAAAAACCGAAGAAGCTGTGCAAAGTGCTGTTGCAGAATTTGAAAGTCAACaagaaataacaaatgaaGCGATAGAAAATGCAAGTAAATGTTGTCCAAGGATGAATACAGAAAG AacgatgaatgaaataaagaactTGCATAAAAGTTTAAAATGGAAGATTCATGAAGTAGAACAATCATTTGGttctaaaaaagaattgtctaaaaagttaaaaagcaTGAAGGAAAAATACAGTAACGTAATTGAATTCTCTTCTGTTATTGAAGAGAATAATAGA GGTAGTATAAACATCGACCATGTACATAAATTACTTACATTACAAGTAAGCCCTCAAAATGATAATCAAAATTCAATTACCGATACTAGATCGTTATCCGGTGGAGAAAGATCTTATTCTACAGTTGCTTTCATGTTAGCTCTTTGGGACTGTACTAATTTGCCATTTTATTTTCTGGATGAATTTGATGTATTTATG GATAAGGTAAATCGACGAGTGATAATggatattttattagattacACTAAATCACATCCTCAATGTCAATTCACTTTCCTTACACCTTTGGACACGTCAAATATCTTGGCAGAAGATTTTGTGACGATACATCA ATTAGCTCCGCCAGAAAGAGCGTAA
- the LOC124422390 gene encoding structural maintenance of chromosomes protein 6 isoform X1, whose product MAKEQRIRKKRRSVEFENDNRKKSKNSSDNTSTRKYIVGKITKIAMQNFMCHDAMQVTLNQNVNFIVGRNGSGKSAILTALTIGLGARANVTNRGVSVKDFIKKGKSVAVIEITLINKGCMAYKHDIYGDWITIIRSIGKRSGYKIKNWQGEVISTKRDELESILYAMNIQIDNPISILNQDVSKTFLVSSKSEEKYELFMKATRLDVIGNNYREAIISSEEANKKLEQANEVLHKTKEELDDLKERIQLLNEVDGLRNKLEDLHMELQWAIAISEEAKLQHYKENLQKCKQKLQELKKTAGSMETKDAEITEKITQLQSEVQQAEQKVLDSSNKFKDAKNKCIVEKETYSAKIKELRIAQIKTKHLADDINLLRKEIQRLECGDDKQDERNKIKQCLGELQHKLDEVEAMLRTKKTDSMHLETNRVRRSQEIQSKKIEIDSNEVRIRKLKRELQVLKQQSDNALIVFGPNIPRLLKRIEEEYKKGRFKQRPRGPLGAYVMMKDPEWIPAVENFLGATCFSTFCADNSEDAKVLTKIMEEVFLNERIPQIVYSKFFSKIHDVSQHCTRSSDYFNMLEAMEISDPVVANCLIDQWEIECVLLIRTGQEACEIMSDAKKVPHNCKRAITQQGDMFYPDPNYRTYGARRGIRAKYLQISTTEAIHRLEEELAIVEEERNAGMKLYTNLCEQTERTQRELADVNAKIAKLHSARDKYKTAINDFTDKIKASEAISVTVFHTELTELEKKLQNEKSEEQRLSIEIEQLEKNINNLENEVKHYRELRYDLDLKVNPLNEEIRRLKDEKEMLHLKDQQATRTLKKTEEAVQSAVAEFESQQEITNEAIENASKCCPRMNTERTMNEIKNLHKSLKWKIHEVEQSFGSKKELSKKLKSMKEKYSNVIEFSSVIEENNRNQLRRLKSRKKMYENMKQAIGVKVKNSFSTILALRKYKGSINIDHVHKLLTLQVSPQNDNQNSITDTRSLSGGERSYSTVAFMLALWDCTNLPFYFLDEFDVFMDKVNRRVIMDILLDYTKSHPQCQFTFLTPLDTSNILAEDFVTIHQLAPPERA is encoded by the exons atGGCAAAAGAGCAAAggattagaaaaaagagaagaagcgtggaatttgaaaatgataatagaaaaaaatcgaaaaattcttCTGACAACACTTCTACGCGGAAA tatATTGTTGGTAAAATAACCAAAATCGCTATGCAGAACTTCATGTGTCATGATGCTATGCAAGTAACATTAAatcaaaatgtaaattttattgtgGGAAGAAATGGAAGTGGTAAAAGTGCTATATTAACTGCTTTAACAATAGGGCTTGGAGCTAGAGCCAATGTTACTAATAGAGGTGTATCCGTTAAAG ATTTTATCAAGAAAGGTAAAAGCGTGGCTGTTATAGAAATAACATTGATTAATAAAGGTTGTATGGCTTATAAACATGATATATATGGTGATTGGATAACAATTATTCGATCTATAGGCAAACGTTCtggatataaaattaaaaattggcaag GTGAAGTTATTTCAACAAAGCGAGATGAATTAGAGAGTATATTATACGCAATGAATATACAAATAGATAATccaatttcaatattaaatcaaGATGTGTCCAAAACATTTTTAGTATCATCTAAGAGTGAAGAAAAATACGAACTATTTATGAAAGCTACACGTTTGGATGTCATTGGGAATAATTATAGAGAAGCTATAATTTCTAGTGAAGAAGCAAATAAAAAGTTGGAACAGGCTAATGAg gtattacataaaacaaaagaagaacttGATGATCTTAAAGAAAGAATACAACTATTAAATGAAGTTGATggattaagaaataaattagaagATTTACATATGGAATTGCAGTGGGCTATT GCGATATCAGAAGAGGCAAAACTTCaacattataaagaaaatctgCAGAAGTGTAAACAGAAACTACAAGAACTTAAAAAAACTGCTGGATCTATGGAAACCAAAGATGCAGAAATTACTGAAAAAATAAC gCAATTACAGAGTGAAGTACAACAAGCAGAACAAAAGGTTTTAGATAGTTCCAATAAATTCAAAGatgcaaaaaataaatgtattgttGAAAAAGAGACATATTCtgctaaaataaaagaattgcgTATTGcgcaaataaaaacaaaacatttGGCGGACGATATTAACTTACTTCGTAAAGAAATTCAGCGGTTAGAATG cGGAGATGATAAACAGGATGAACGAAACAAGATAAAACAATGTCTTGGAGAATTGCAACATAAACTTGATGAAGTTGAAGCTATGTTACGTACGAAGAAAACAGATTCGATGCATTTAGAAACAAACAGAGTGAGACGTTCTCAAGAAATACAATCAAAAAAGATCGAAATAGATAGTAATGAAGTTCGGATTC GTAAACTCAAGCGAGAATTACAAGTTTTAAAGCAACAATCTGATAATGCATTAATCGTATTTGGACCAAATATACCACGGCTACTTAAACGTAtcgaagaagaatataaaaaaggacGATTTAAACAGAGACCTCGTGGTCCTCTAg GTGCATATGTAATGATGAAGGATCCAGAATGGATTCCAGCTGTGGAAAATTTTTTGGGTGCTACTTGTTTTAGTACATTTTGTGCAGATAACAGTGAGGATGCTAAAGTACTTACCAAAATCATGGAAGAAGTTTTTCTTAATGAAAGAATACCTCAAATCGTATATAGCAAATTTTTCAGTAAA attCATGACGTTAGTCAACATTGTACTCGTTCGTCTGACTATTTCAACATGTTAGAGGCAATGGAAATATCGGATCCTGTTGTAGCAAATTGTTTAATAGATCAATGGGAGATCGAATGTGTATTACTCATTCGAACAGGTCAAGAAGCGTGCGAAATTATGTCTGATGCAAAGAAAGTTCCACATAATTGTAAAAGAGCCATAACTCAACAAGGTGATATGTTTTATCCAGATCCAAATTATCGAACTTATGGAGCAAGACGGGGAATAAGGGCTAAATATCTTCAAATATCTACTACGGAAGCCATTCa CCGATTAGAAGAAGAACTCGCTATtgtcgaagaagaaagaaatgctggtatgaaattatatacaaatttatgtGAACAGACAGAACGAACACAACGAGAATTAGCAGATGTTAATGCTAAAATAGCGAAATTACATTCTGCACGAGACAAATATAAAACAGCAATTAATGATTTtacagataaaataaaagcgaGTGAAGCTATATCAGTAACCGTATTT CATACTGAATTAACAGaattagagaaaaaattacaaaatgaaaaatcagaAGAACAACGTTTAAGTATAGAGATAGAACAATtggaaaagaatattaataatttagagAATGAAGTTAAACATTACAGAGAATTGAGATATGACTTAGACTTGAAAGTCAATCCTTTAaac GAAGAAATTCGTCGTCTtaaagatgagaaagaaatgcTTCATTTAAAAGATCAGCAAGCAACCCGTACTTTAAAAAAAACCGAAGAAGCTGTGCAAAGTGCTGTTGCAGAATTTGAAAGTCAACaagaaataacaaatgaaGCGATAGAAAATGCAAGTAAATGTTGTCCAAGGATGAATACAGAAAG AacgatgaatgaaataaagaactTGCATAAAAGTTTAAAATGGAAGATTCATGAAGTAGAACAATCATTTGGttctaaaaaagaattgtctaaaaagttaaaaagcaTGAAGGAAAAATACAGTAACGTAATTGAATTCTCTTCTGTTATTGAAGAGAATAATAGA AATCAATTGCGACGTCTTAAAAGCcggaaaaaaatgtatgaaaatatgaaacaagctATTGGcgttaaagtaaaaaattctttttctactatATTAGCACTTAGAAAATATAAG GGTAGTATAAACATCGACCATGTACATAAATTACTTACATTACAAGTAAGCCCTCAAAATGATAATCAAAATTCAATTACCGATACTAGATCGTTATCCGGTGGAGAAAGATCTTATTCTACAGTTGCTTTCATGTTAGCTCTTTGGGACTGTACTAATTTGCCATTTTATTTTCTGGATGAATTTGATGTATTTATG GATAAGGTAAATCGACGAGTGATAATggatattttattagattacACTAAATCACATCCTCAATGTCAATTCACTTTCCTTACACCTTTGGACACGTCAAATATCTTGGCAGAAGATTTTGTGACGATACATCA ATTAGCTCCGCCAGAAAGAGCGTAA